The genomic region GCGACCTCGTGGCTGGAGCACCTGAAATGCACGCATTCAGTGCAGACACTGAGCTTGATGGACTGCTGCAAGATCGACGCTCTGCGAGTAAGTGCTTTCCCAGAGTTGCGACGCCTACTGCTGTGCCGCACCCCGATAGCAAGTGAATCGCTGAAAGGTGTTGAAAAATGCAGTCATCTTCGGATTGTGAATCTGGGAGGGTGCCAAGAGATTGTTGATGTCAACGCGTTTGGGGCGTTGAAACAGCTTCGCGAGCTTTTCTTACATGAAACATCTGTAACCAATGCTGGTATTGCAGCGCTTGCTGATTGCGAGCGACTCGAAAAGCTCAATTTGGGTGGCTGCGTTCATGTTTCCAATGTCAACCATCTCGGGAGCTTGGTTAATCTTTTGGAGCTGCATCTTTGGAGTACGAAGGTGACGAATTCAGGAATAGAGGGTCTGGCCTCATGCTGTTCGCTGATGGAGCTTGTCTTGGACGACTGCGTCCGAATAACAGATGTTCTGCCGCTTGGATGCTTGCAATCGATTCGATGGCTTTCACTGATTGGCACAGAGGTCGACGCCCGGGGCGTCAAGGGACTGATTCACTGTCAAAAATTAGAGACGTTGGCTCTTGGGGGAACGCGAATCGCTCATCCACCAAAGCTGTGGAGACACGAGGCTATTGTTGAGTATCTTGAAAATCTAATCTGATTGATGCATCCAGGTGCGGAGGTGAAGGAGCCACCTGCTTCTTATTTTCGCCCCATCACGTTGGAGAGTAGCGCTTACAGcagagaaacagaaaaaTAAGTTGTAGTGAAATCGATGGCTGCTGCGAATTTTTCTCAATGGAATGTAAAGTGAGCATCTGATGCAGTGGAGTACGTTTCATGCACTGATGAAGCTGCGGCTCGTGATTGCACTGGGTCGCCGCTACTTTGAAAATGCTAAATTGGCGCTGTAAGCTTCATGTTTGGCCCCTACAACTAGACATGGACAGAACACCTTACTGTGCACTTCCTCTTTTTCTATCCCTAAACTGCCCTGCGAAGACCCTGCTCGTGAATTGTTGACTAATGAGTCCgcaagaaaaaagagaaacgTGCCCCTCGTCGTGCTGATTCAGGCTAACCGTGTTACCCTCTCGGCTAGTTGGAACCGTGAAGAAAAGCGCGTCTGCGCTTTTCTTCACCCACTTTTCATCCTCGGTAGTGGCCTCCTCTTGCGCGGGCGGCTGTAACCTAGCTACTCTCCGAACTGGAGGACATGTGCCATCATTGCTTTGAgctttttcttctcttccaCGCAATTCTCTGTACCGATGTGTCTCCCCTGTTTGCATTTCTTGTCGTACTTGTCCTGAAGTATGTGTTCCGGGGAGCATTTTCGCATTTTTTGTTAGAATCAGCGGAACGCGTCTCGTTTGCGAAGATGGGCAATCACTTTTCACTGTGTCCTGAACCGTTCCATGGCCTCATCAGCTCATACGGTAGAGGATCGATCTCAAGTACACATCCGTCTGGAGTGGCGGTGAAAGGCGAGGAATATTCCGCAGTGAAACTCGTCGGCGAGGGCGGTTACTCTTTCGTGTATGAAGGATACAGCAACGCCACTGGACAACGGGTCGCGTTGAAGCGGTATGTGTTTTCAGAAATGCAACAACAGCAGGGAGCTGTCGAAGAGGTGAGCATTCACCGGGATGTTTGCCCCAATGACTATATAGTAACGTACCTCGATTCTGAAGTAGTTTATCGACCTGGAGTGCCGTTGCCAGAGATGTGGGTCGTGATGGAGTTCTGTGAGGGTCCTTCCTTGCAGGAGTACATCAACAATCGACTGCGGTCTCCGCAGCCTTTCTCGGTGCGTGAGGTGTTCGAAATTGTCGACAATATTGTACATGCAATCGGCCATTTACACTCACAATCACCGCCTGTTTCCCACTGGGACATCAAGCCTGACAATTTTTTGTTTACCGATACAGGCCGGCTGAAGCTATGCGATTTTGGAAGCGCAACGCGGCAGTTCTACGCACCCACGTCAGCGGAAGAGGTGTCTGCTGCTGAGTCAGAGTTGGGGTCAAGGATGACGCTTCTGTACCGACCGCCTGAATCACTGGACCTGTGGTCGAAGGATCGCGTCGATACCAAAGCTGACATCTGGGCACTTGGTGTCATCATTTATGTGATGGTGTTTCGCGAGATGCCGTTTGACGCAAACCCGATGGAGGTCATGGCGGCAGTCCCGAAGCGATACAAGGGCAAAACACAGGAGGGCTGTCCCAAGGAGTTTAGGGCTCTCATGGACATTGTGCGCACAAAAATGCTAACGAAAAAGCCCGCCGACCGTGCTGACATATTTGCTCTCTCTGAAGAGCTGGAAGGCGTTACGCACCTGCCGCCGCTTTCGCGGCCGCGGCCCGGGTTCCAGAGTGCGCAGCGACCGCGGTTCGCTTAAAATGCCCaggtggtgcgtgcgtgtggcaaTTCCAAAACCGTAGTGGGTGCCCTCTGAGTTATGGTGCTGTGCATAAAAGGTTCAAGGGGAAGTCGTTGCCTTGCTTGCGTTTTGATCTGCTTTTGCGCTTATACGTGACAGAGTAAAAATGCGCTTTTCATTGCTTGATATGTACTTTTTGGCGGAAGTCTACGTTGACATGGTAAACGAAAAGATTCACTGACTTGGGCAACAGTTGATGATATTGCCTAAACATGTGGAGATGAAAATGCTATGGCCCGACTTCAACGCGTCAAGCGGATGCCACAGTTTTTCGAGCTCGACGTGCCCATCCGGCCATGCAACACGAGCTCAACTCCAGTCTGCTTGCGCTGACACGGCCCTATTGTGTGGTGCGACGCAGTCGTAGGCACGCGGTACAGCAGTGCACCGACTCCGTCATCTGAGCACGGCCTCCACCCCGAGCTCTGCTATCCCACACTCGCTTCGCAGGcggctccgacgcaacgccatccaggagctgaccgccggcatcagcagcggtgaaTTGCTCCGACTCACCCATGTCGTAGGCtcctgaccctgtcaccgcctccagTGGCCGTGCATTCGGCGGAACAGGAGCTGCCTAGCTTCCCTACACAGAGATGAGGGGAGGCACCTGGGCGTAGGTGCCACGCGCTGAGGTTTACTCTGTAATGAGAGTGGGCACAAGAGGTCAGGACGCAGAACCACGGGACTCGATGGGTTTGGCAAGCTTTCTGTTCGTGAAACTGCGTGCTGAGGAAGGTGAAACGGACGCCGAGAATAAATGTCCATGATAAATGTCTTCATTGACTTCTTGTCTTTTCCTCTGCTGTTCTTGGCTGTCAGAGCTGTTAGCCGTTTGTAATCAATAGACTTCTCAAAGTCTATTTTTAGCGTTGGCTACTGCTTGTACTACCAAGGTTTGCATACATGAAAAAAAACGGTGGTGTTAAAAGCATGGAAGTCGACGCGATCGGAGAGTCTCGTGGTCTTTCGACCGAGGCGCTCGGGAAAAACAGTGACTTTCGGCGGTTTGCGGAGCGGATGAAGGGAATGGGGCGAGTTTTTGCGGTGAAGTCGAAATCAGACGCCACCCTTCGCGTCATGGTTCCGCCGCGTGATGATGAAGCCGCGGAAGAGGATCTCTCACGAGAGTGGCTAGACTGCTGCCTACGGGAGTATCTTGAGAGAAAGCGTCTCTTTGAAAATCGCTTTCGCAGCCGAGTACAACTGATAGCGCGCATTCTGGCACTCCTTGTGCCTTTCCTCGCTGTGTTATGGAGCATATGGCCCATGTGGCGGGTGCTTATTGACGTTGAGACAGATGCTTACTACAAGGCTTTGGAGGTCCCCTCAACGGCGACGCCCGGCGAGATCACGCGAGGGTATCGCGCTATGATGAAGCGTTGGCATCCAGATAACAATCCGACATGTGGACAATATTGCCGGGAAAAGACAGAGAGGATCAAAGAGGCATACGATATGCTGCTGTCTCGCAGCAACCATCACTTGACTCTCGCAAACCAGTATCACGAAGGTCTCATGGCGCTCCGTTCACTGCTGTCGTTCCGCGGGTTCCAGATAtccggcgacgcggcgatGAATGCCTTCATGATCTTACTGCGGTTGTACCCCGCCAGCGCGAAGAAGAGTGTCGCGCTCAGGCTCGCGTGCAGCATTGTCATTTTGGCCTTTTGCACTGTGCATGAGGCCCTCTTTGTCAGCGGCTTCAGCATTGTGACAGTTGTCGAGCTCTTTTACTACTCCCTTTCAATGGCAAAAGCctctgcgcagcagcagtcaatggaggaggtgcggcgaAACTCCTATTTTGATGTGGTACGCGACGCGTTCGTCTTGCTGGGCTGCGCGAGTGTTGCAAGCATTGCCGTGCGTTGGAGGGAGAATAACGCGATGTCGATGGAAGAGGCCTCCCGCATGTTTTACGGTAGCGTCTACGTTCTCTCATTCCTGTACAAGTTCTCACCGAACGCGTATGACAACTTTTTAATGCGCAAGTGCTCACTGCCGCTCACGTACATGGACATAGCGAATGCAAGGTTCACGTGGACGCGATTTGCGACAAGCGAGTTGATGTTTCTCGTCGATGATCTGTTTGTCTTCACGTGCCGCATCTCCAGTCCTTACCGAGTGGTGGTGTACATTGCGCATTTCGTTGCCCTCTGCCAGTTTTTTATGTTACCATGGGATACACCAATCATCAATGGGAGGGCCAGCGCGAAAGCAAGAGCTGCTGGAATAGAAGAGCCGGGAGTTCCGGCGTCTGCAAGCGCGAGGACCAGAGTAGCTCAATCGACCAACAGCGATGCTATGGAGACGGCTGAGAAAAGCACCTTTGCCCAGTCCTACATAACAAAGGAAGAGGAAGTCGTCGTCACCGATCTCGACAGCGAGGCGGTGTCATGGATGGATATTGCGAGCCTCAAATACAAGGCTCTCGTCTTTGCGCTTGGCCGAAAGCACGCCCAGCAACACGGCCAGTCGGCAGATGCCGTCGATATCGCGCCAAGTTCCGACTTGCAGAATGTTTTGGTCGTGGCGGTCTCCCGAGGCGCCGGTACCGGGCCGGCAGCATCTCAACAGAGGCTCGACGTTCTTTGTCAGGTGCGTGACCCGGAGATGAGTCGACTTGTGGCGATGGAACGCGGACCAAAGATGATGGTGCCTGCGCGCCCCAAATCTCCATGGAACCTGGATGTCGCACGCGTGGAGTACCGCAAGTCCCTCGGCTCTGTAGCCCCGCTGACGAGTGCACGGGTGTGGCGAAAGCGGGCACCAATGAGTCGGTCTGCGGCGTGGAAAGCACTATTGAcgatggtgtgtgtgtgggttgTGTTTGCCGTTGTTTGCGCTGTTGCTGGTCCCTCCCCATACGACGCTCTACGGAGCTCCAAAGGCATCGACAGGTCTCTTCGTCCACAGTTGTTTGCCCGCTTTTTAGGAGCACTACCGCCAACCCATTTTGTGAACGCGTTGTCGGGAGGTCTACTGACCGTGGCGCAGATTCCCCTC from Leishmania major strain Friedlin complete genome, chromosome 34 harbors:
- a CDS encoding putative protein kinase, with the translated sequence MCHHCFELFLLFHAILCTDVSPLFAFLVVLVLKYVFRGAFSHFLLESAERVSFAKMGNHFSLCPEPFHGLISSYGRGSISSTHPSGVAVKGEEYSAVKLVGEGGYSFVYEGYSNATGQRVALKRYVFSEMQQQQGAVEEVSIHRDVCPNDYIVTYLDSEVVYRPGVPLPEMWVVMEFCEGPSLQEYINNRLRSPQPFSVREVFEIVDNIVHAIGHLHSQSPPVSHWDIKPDNFLFTDTGRLKLCDFGSATRQFYAPTSAEEVSAAESELGSRMTLLYRPPESLDLWSKDRVDTKADIWALGVIIYVMVFREMPFDANPMEVMAAVPKRYKGKTQEGCPKEFRALMDIVRTKMLTKKPADRADIFALSEELEGVTHLPPLSRPRPGFQSAQRPRFA